One window of Scheffersomyces stipitis CBS 6054 chromosome 1, whole genome shotgun sequence genomic DNA carries:
- the CDC36 gene encoding transcriptional regulator involved in cell cycle regulation translates to MSKYGLAGLSSLVKMDQSDYTTFAIGQDITKLGFDLSQDSTILKNLPSPWAETSRSEVEPYFTLPRSILTESIVPPPGPCDNKIQSFTDETLFYIFYMKPRDTLQEYAARELVARNWRYHKDIQVWLTKDSNVEPVLISQDVEKGVYIFFDPHNWEKIKKEFVLHYSSVQA, encoded by the coding sequence ATGTCCAAGTATGGATTGGCAGGATTGCTGTCCTTGGTGAAAATGGACCAATCAGACTACACAACTTTTGCCATCGGACAGGATATCACCAAGTTGGGGTTTGATTTGTCACAAGATTCCACCATTCTCAAGAATTTACCCTCACCCTGGGCAGAAACTTCACGTTCAGAAGTCGAACCTTACTTCACATTACCTCGGTCCATCTTGACTGAGTCTATAGTGCCTCCGCCAGGTCCTTGTGATAACAAAATCCAGCTGTTTACTGATGAAACTCttttctacatcttctaTATGAAACCTAGAGATACTCTTCAGGAATACGCTGCTCGTGAACTTGTAGCAAGAAACTGGAGATACCACAAGGATATACAAGTGTGGTTAACTAAAGATAGCAACGTAGAGCCTGTGCTAATTAGCCAGGATGTCGAAAAGGGtgtatatatattcttTGATCCTCACAACTGggaaaagatcaagaaggaatttgttcttcattaCTCATCGGTCCAGGCATAG